One Brassica napus cultivar Da-Ae chromosome C2, Da-Ae, whole genome shotgun sequence DNA window includes the following coding sequences:
- the LOC106396110 gene encoding defensin-like protein 1, protein MKLSMRLISAVLLLFMIFVATGMGPVSVEARTCESQSHRFKGPCVSDNNCANVCHNEGFGGGKCRGLRRRCFCTRHC, encoded by the exons ATGAAGCTTTCGATGCGTTTGATCTCAGCTGTTCTCCTCTTGTTCATGATATTCGTTGCTACAG GGATGGGTCCAGTATCAGTGGAGGCACGCACATGTGAGTCACAGAGCCATAGGTTCAAGGGTCCATGCGTGAGCGACAATAACTGCGCAAACGTGTGCCACAACGAAGGTTTTGGCGGAGGCAAATGCCGTGGACTTCGTCGTCGGTGCTTCTGCACCAGACATTGCTGA